The proteins below come from a single Zea mays cultivar B73 chromosome 8, Zm-B73-REFERENCE-NAM-5.0, whole genome shotgun sequence genomic window:
- the LOC100281709 gene encoding CTP synthase isoform X1, protein MKYVLVTGGVVSGLGKGVTASSIGVVLKACGLRVTTIKIDPYLNTDAGTMSPFEHGEVFVLDDGGEVDLDLGNYERFLDIKLTRDNNITTGKIYQAVINKERRGDYLGKTVQVVPHITDEIQDWIERVAVIPVDGKEGPPDVCVIELGGTIGGKIFSPNNASGILGAGDIESMPFIEALGQFSYRVGPGNFCLVHVSLVPVINVVGEQKTKPTQHSVRGLRGLGLAPDVLACRSTEPLEEHVKIKLSQFCHVPISNIVNLHDVTNIWHIPLLLRDQKTHEAILKVLDLQYDGKVPREPELGMWTKRATKLDKLKTSVKIAMVGKYTGLSDSYLSVIKALLHASVAMERKLVVEWVPSCDLEDSSAKETPEAHKKAWKLLKGADGVLVPGGFGDRGVQGKILAAKYARENNVPYLGICLGMQIAVIEFARSVMKLRGANSTEFDPATTSPCVIFMPEGSKTQMGATMRLGSRRTYFHVSGCKSAKLYANASSVDERHRHRYEVNPDMVPDFERAGLQFVGKDESGKRMGIIELPSHKFFIGAQFHPEFKSRPGKPSPLFLGLIAAASGQLEPLLQRSNPTTKACPMSKVPKLKLYPTGPVNNPLNSLVNGYYPNGTGIHT, encoded by the exons ATGAAGTACGTGCTGGTGACCGGAGGGGTGGTGAGCGGCCTCGGCAAGGGCGTGACGGCCAGCAGCATCGGCGTCGTGCTCAAGGCCTGCGGCCTCCGCGTCACCACCATCAAGATCG ATCCATACCTCAACACTGATGCTGGAACCATGTCTCCATTCGAGCATGGAGAGGTGTTTGTTTTGGACGATGGTGGAGAG GTGGATTTGGACCTTGGAAATTATGAGCGTTTTCTGGATATCAAATTGACCCGTGACAATAATATAACCACAGGAAAGATCTATCAG GCTGTCATTAACAAAGAAAGGAGAGGTGACTACCTAGGAAAAACCGTCCAG GTAGTGCCACATATTACAGACGAAATACAAGATTGGATTGAACGCGTCGCAGTGATTCCAGTCGACGGCAAAGAAGGACCTCCTGATGTTTGTGTCATTGAACTTGGGGGCACTATAG GGGGCAAAATCTTTTCGCCGAATAACGCCAGTGGCATTCTTGGTGCAGGGGATATCGAGTCAATGCCTTTCATTGAAGCATTAGGTCAATTTTCATACCGTGTTG GACCTGGAAACTTCTGTCTCGTTCATGTCAGTCTTGTTCCGGTTATAAATGTAGTCGGTGAACAG AAAACTAAGCCTACACAACATAGTGTTCGAGGGCTTAGAGGACTTGGGCTAGCACCGGATGTTTTAGCATGTCGCAGTACTGAG CCACTGGAGGAACATGTGAAGATCAAGCTTTCACAATTTTGTCATGTTCCG ATCTCAAATATAGTGAACCTCCATGACGTGACAAACATTTGGCACATCCCCTTGCTGCTAAGG GACCAGAAGACCCATGAAGCTATTCTGAAAGTTTTAGATCTTCAGTA TGATGGAAAAGTACCTCGGGAACCTGAGTTAGGGATGTGGACTAAAAGAGCCACCAAGTTGGACAAATTGAAGACTTCG GTCAAGATTGCCATGGTTGGTAAATACACTGGCCTGTCGGACTCCTACCTGTCTGTCATAAAG GCTCTTTTGCATGCATCAGTTGCTATGGAAAGAAAACTTGTAGTCGAGTGGGTTCCTTCCTGCGATCTGGAAGATTCTTCAGCTAAAGAG ACCCCTGAAGCCCATAAAAAAGCATGGAAATTGCTGAAG GGTGCAGATGGTGTACTCGTTCCTGGAGGATTCGGAGATAGGGGAGTCCAGGGCAAAATTCTTGCCGCAAAATATGCACGCGAGAACAATGTTCCTTATCTTGGCATTTGCTTGGGAATGCAAATTGCAGTGATTGAGTTTGCCCGTTCGGTGATGAAACTACGAGGTGCCAATAGCACGGAATTCGATCCAGCTACAACATCACCCTGTGTCATCTTCATGCCAGAG ggctcaaaaaCCCAGATGGGAGCTACAATGAGGCTTGGATCGAGGAGAACCTATTTCCATGTCAGTGGCTGCAAATCTGCAAAGCT GTATGCCAATGCCAGCTCTGTAGATGAAAGACATCGCCACAGATACGAG GTGAACCCTGATATGGTCCCAGACTTCGAGAGGGCCGGGCTTCAATTcgtgggcaaagatgaaagtggaaAACGCATGGGG ATCATTGAGCTTCCCTCTCACAAGTTCTTCATCGGTGCACAATTCCATCCTGAATTCAAGTCGAGACCAGGAAAACCATCTCCGCTTTTCTTAG GGCTGATAGCCGCGGCATCTGGACAGCTAGAGCCTTTGCTTCAACGCAGCAATCCGACAACAAAAGCATGTCCTATGAGTAAAGTCCCGAAACTGAAACTGTACCCAACTGGACCTGTGAATAATCCACTGAACAGCTTGGTAAATGGGTACTACCCAAATGGCACTGGCATCCACACCTAG
- the LOC100281709 gene encoding CTP synthase produces MKYVLVTGGVVSGLGKGVTASSIGVVLKACGLRVTTIKIDPYLNTDAGTMSPFEHGEVFVLDDGGEVDLDLGNYERFLDIKLTRDNNITTGKIYQAVINKERRGDYLGKTVQVVPHITDEIQDWIERVAVIPVDGKEGPPDVCVIELGGTIGDIESMPFIEALGQFSYRVGPGNFCLVHVSLVPVINVVGEQKTKPTQHSVRGLRGLGLAPDVLACRSTEPLEEHVKIKLSQFCHVPISNIVNLHDVTNIWHIPLLLRDQKTHEAILKVLDLQYDGKVPREPELGMWTKRATKLDKLKTSVKIAMVGKYTGLSDSYLSVIKALLHASVAMERKLVVEWVPSCDLEDSSAKETPEAHKKAWKLLKGADGVLVPGGFGDRGVQGKILAAKYARENNVPYLGICLGMQIAVIEFARSVMKLRGANSTEFDPATTSPCVIFMPEGSKTQMGATMRLGSRRTYFHVSGCKSAKLYANASSVDERHRHRYEVNPDMVPDFERAGLQFVGKDESGKRMGIIELPSHKFFIGAQFHPEFKSRPGKPSPLFLGLIAAASGQLEPLLQRSNPTTKACPMSKVPKLKLYPTGPVNNPLNSLVNGYYPNGTGIHT; encoded by the exons ATGAAGTACGTGCTGGTGACCGGAGGGGTGGTGAGCGGCCTCGGCAAGGGCGTGACGGCCAGCAGCATCGGCGTCGTGCTCAAGGCCTGCGGCCTCCGCGTCACCACCATCAAGATCG ATCCATACCTCAACACTGATGCTGGAACCATGTCTCCATTCGAGCATGGAGAGGTGTTTGTTTTGGACGATGGTGGAGAG GTGGATTTGGACCTTGGAAATTATGAGCGTTTTCTGGATATCAAATTGACCCGTGACAATAATATAACCACAGGAAAGATCTATCAG GCTGTCATTAACAAAGAAAGGAGAGGTGACTACCTAGGAAAAACCGTCCAG GTAGTGCCACATATTACAGACGAAATACAAGATTGGATTGAACGCGTCGCAGTGATTCCAGTCGACGGCAAAGAAGGACCTCCTGATGTTTGTGTCATTGAACTTGGGGGCACTATAG GGGATATCGAGTCAATGCCTTTCATTGAAGCATTAGGTCAATTTTCATACCGTGTTG GACCTGGAAACTTCTGTCTCGTTCATGTCAGTCTTGTTCCGGTTATAAATGTAGTCGGTGAACAG AAAACTAAGCCTACACAACATAGTGTTCGAGGGCTTAGAGGACTTGGGCTAGCACCGGATGTTTTAGCATGTCGCAGTACTGAG CCACTGGAGGAACATGTGAAGATCAAGCTTTCACAATTTTGTCATGTTCCG ATCTCAAATATAGTGAACCTCCATGACGTGACAAACATTTGGCACATCCCCTTGCTGCTAAGG GACCAGAAGACCCATGAAGCTATTCTGAAAGTTTTAGATCTTCAGTA TGATGGAAAAGTACCTCGGGAACCTGAGTTAGGGATGTGGACTAAAAGAGCCACCAAGTTGGACAAATTGAAGACTTCG GTCAAGATTGCCATGGTTGGTAAATACACTGGCCTGTCGGACTCCTACCTGTCTGTCATAAAG GCTCTTTTGCATGCATCAGTTGCTATGGAAAGAAAACTTGTAGTCGAGTGGGTTCCTTCCTGCGATCTGGAAGATTCTTCAGCTAAAGAG ACCCCTGAAGCCCATAAAAAAGCATGGAAATTGCTGAAG GGTGCAGATGGTGTACTCGTTCCTGGAGGATTCGGAGATAGGGGAGTCCAGGGCAAAATTCTTGCCGCAAAATATGCACGCGAGAACAATGTTCCTTATCTTGGCATTTGCTTGGGAATGCAAATTGCAGTGATTGAGTTTGCCCGTTCGGTGATGAAACTACGAGGTGCCAATAGCACGGAATTCGATCCAGCTACAACATCACCCTGTGTCATCTTCATGCCAGAG ggctcaaaaaCCCAGATGGGAGCTACAATGAGGCTTGGATCGAGGAGAACCTATTTCCATGTCAGTGGCTGCAAATCTGCAAAGCT GTATGCCAATGCCAGCTCTGTAGATGAAAGACATCGCCACAGATACGAG GTGAACCCTGATATGGTCCCAGACTTCGAGAGGGCCGGGCTTCAATTcgtgggcaaagatgaaagtggaaAACGCATGGGG ATCATTGAGCTTCCCTCTCACAAGTTCTTCATCGGTGCACAATTCCATCCTGAATTCAAGTCGAGACCAGGAAAACCATCTCCGCTTTTCTTAG GGCTGATAGCCGCGGCATCTGGACAGCTAGAGCCTTTGCTTCAACGCAGCAATCCGACAACAAAAGCATGTCCTATGAGTAAAGTCCCGAAACTGAAACTGTACCCAACTGGACCTGTGAATAATCCACTGAACAGCTTGGTAAATGGGTACTACCCAAATGGCACTGGCATCCACACCTAG